The nucleotide sequence ATCGTTCGCAAGGGACGCGCGGTCCAATCGACCCCGCTGTACCAGTTGCGACCTGCCACCAAATCCATGTGGCCGTCACGATTCACATCGCCGGCGGCGATGCCTTCGTTGGCATCCACCGCCAGGGGTCGAATCGCGAACGACATCCGCGTCGACTTTTCGCTGACGTCAGCGGCATGGACCGAACCGGCCAGAATTAGGGACAGAGCCAACAATAACTTTCGTGCAGAGAGACACATCGGCGGGAACCCGTAAGCGGGCCTCGTGGGAAGGGGGCGGCGTTGGTGCAGATCACGTCGACACGGATCAGGGCGGGGCCGCGCGTCGCCTGATGCAATCGACGAGGTAAACGGGGCAAAGATTCCCGGCAAGAAACAGCCGGCAATTCGATTGCGGTTCGACCAAACCGGTGACGCGTGGTCCAACAATCATAACCGTTTTATGGACACCACGCGTTGCATTGCAGACGTGCCGAACGGACGGCACAATGCCCCACAGCCCGACCGGGGGGACCATTCGAAAGCCTTTGGCTAGCCGCTAGAATCCTTGCCCAGCAAAACAATCTGAAACGAATCCGTGCATTGACGGTTTCGCAGATCGGCATGCTCCTTCATATTCCCCCCTTGCAGCGGTTGACGGAAAACTTCTCGCCGCGGCCATTGGATTCGACAGCAACGTTGTCCATCTGTTTGCTTCATTCCTTCAATCGATCGAGCTGGTTTTGGAAGCTACCACCTCCACGGATGTCTTGTACTTCGAAGACTTAGCCGTTGGTGACCGATGGTTCAGCCCCGAAAGGGTCATCACGGAACAGGATGTTGCCGACTTCGCCGCATTGACCGGCGACCACGATCCGCTTCATCGTGACGCCTCCAGCCACGGCCTGCCTTTCGGCGAACCAGTTGCTCATGGGCTGTTGGGGCTAAGCGTCTTGGCGGGCCTGAGCACTGAGCATCCTCGGGTCAGCACGCTGGCTTTGACCGGGCTGAGCGAATGGTCGTTCGAAGCCCCCATTTACTTTGGTGATCGCGTGCGGGTCGCCACGACCGTGTCGGAAATCCAACCTCATGGCCGGCGGGCTGCTCGGGTGACTTGGTTGCGTGAGCTAATCAATCAATCCGATCGAGTGGTCCAGCGTGGGCACTTGGTCACCTTGGTCGCCAGCAAACGACGTCGGCGTGGCACCACGCCCGCCGCCATCGTCGATACGACCGACACACCTTCACAACGCGGCACGCTGCCGGCCCGCTAAGCGATCCTTTGCGATCCACGCCGCTCGTCGCACCTTCTTTGGTGCAGCGGCCAAGACAGCCGTCGTATCCGACAGATTCGTCGCGACAAGTTCGCCCCGGGACCGAGGTCGTCGTCATCCGGTCCGACCCGATGGATAACCGGGGACGGTGCGGTCGATAGCTGGAAACGTACCGCCATTGCCGGGCGGCTGTTTCGTTGTTGCCGCCTGCGCTGATGCGTGGGCCGCCCTCCGACCTGTCGGGTATGCTGCCGTGAAGTCGCACTTGAACCATTCAGATTCCGTCGAACCGACGACGCCCGCCGCTACCGAAGTGGCAACGAGTCACCGGCGCCCCGTCCGCCGGAAAGAGGGAAGCTTTGTGTCGTCACGCCACGACGCGGTGCTGCAACAAACCCTGGGCGATGTCCAACGCCCGCTAAGGGGTGTCCGAGAAACCGTTCGGCAAGTCCGCGCCGGCGAACTGGGCACACTGTCACTGAGACAGGCGGAATGTCTGGACGAAGTTCTGCGTCAGTGTGATGGGCTGGAGCAACTGATTCGACAAGCCTATCCCGACGACGGAGACAACCTTGATATTCCGGCGGTCCGTCGGCGTTGGGTGGCCACGTCGGACGTTCGCCGCAGCGTCGAATCG is from Crateriforma conspicua and encodes:
- a CDS encoding MaoC family dehydratase; translation: MEATTSTDVLYFEDLAVGDRWFSPERVITEQDVADFAALTGDHDPLHRDASSHGLPFGEPVAHGLLGLSVLAGLSTEHPRVSTLALTGLSEWSFEAPIYFGDRVRVATTVSEIQPHGRRAARVTWLRELINQSDRVVQRGHLVTLVASKRRRRGTTPAAIVDTTDTPSQRGTLPAR